A genomic window from Micromonospora ferruginea includes:
- a CDS encoding ABC transporter ATP-binding protein encodes MSETEFALRTDGVGKRYRKGWALRDCTLTLPAGGVIALVGPNGAGKTTLLRLVVGLLAPSTGTVEVLGHDVTASTPHTLSRIGFLAQDHPLYKRFTVAEMLRFGRACNLRFDQGLAERRLAKLGIPLDRRAGTLSGGQQAQVSLALALAKRPDLLVLDEPVASLDPLARHEFLQVLMGAVAEGGVTVLFSSHVVHELERVCDHLVVLNHGRVTLTGDIDTLLAEHRLLVGPRTAADLDRAGTVVEAVHSDRHTTLLVRDGGLPAAPGWQARPVALEDLVLAYLRRPSEPGAAVAPEVAA; translated from the coding sequence GTGAGCGAGACCGAGTTCGCGCTGCGCACCGACGGTGTGGGCAAGCGGTACCGGAAGGGCTGGGCGCTGCGCGACTGCACCCTGACCCTGCCGGCCGGCGGCGTGATCGCCCTGGTCGGGCCGAACGGCGCGGGCAAGACCACGCTGCTGCGCCTGGTCGTCGGGCTGCTGGCGCCGAGCACCGGCACCGTGGAGGTCCTCGGCCACGACGTCACCGCCAGCACCCCGCACACCCTGTCCCGGATCGGGTTCCTGGCGCAGGACCACCCGCTCTACAAGCGCTTCACCGTCGCCGAGATGCTCCGCTTCGGCCGGGCCTGCAACCTGCGGTTCGACCAGGGGCTGGCCGAACGGCGGCTGGCGAAGCTGGGCATCCCGCTCGACCGCCGGGCCGGCACGCTCTCCGGCGGGCAGCAGGCCCAGGTCTCGTTGGCCCTGGCCCTGGCGAAACGGCCCGACCTGCTCGTCCTCGACGAGCCGGTGGCCAGCCTCGACCCGCTGGCCCGGCACGAATTCCTCCAGGTCCTCATGGGCGCGGTCGCCGAGGGCGGGGTGACCGTCCTGTTCTCCTCCCACGTCGTGCACGAGCTGGAGCGCGTCTGCGACCACCTGGTCGTGCTCAACCACGGCCGGGTCACGCTGACCGGCGACATCGACACCCTCCTCGCCGAGCACCGCCTGCTCGTCGGCCCGCGCACGGCCGCCGACCTCGACCGGGCCGGCACCGTCGTGGAGGCCGTCCACAGCGACCGGCACACGACCCTGCTGGTGCGCGACGGCGGGCTCCCGGCCGCGCCCGGGTGGCAGGCCCGGCCGGTCGCGCTGGAGGACCTGGTGCTGGCGTACCTGCGCCGCCCGTCCGAGCCGGGCGCCGCGGTCGCCCCGGAGGTGGCGGCATGA
- a CDS encoding GntR family transcriptional regulator: MFVFRLDAHSGVPPYLQLVQQVRQAVLLGFLQPGDRLPLIREVVEDLAINPNTVAKAYRQMEQENLVTGRPGQGTFVDAQQSAAMSASTYSSLHRGLATWLRRAYAAGLDERAVDALFASVRQQTRNEDVA, translated from the coding sequence GTGTTCGTGTTTCGGCTCGACGCCCACTCGGGCGTGCCGCCGTACCTGCAACTCGTCCAGCAGGTCCGCCAGGCAGTCCTGCTGGGCTTCCTGCAACCCGGCGACCGCCTCCCGCTCATCCGCGAGGTGGTCGAGGACCTGGCGATCAACCCCAACACCGTCGCCAAGGCGTACCGGCAGATGGAACAGGAGAACCTGGTCACCGGCCGGCCCGGCCAGGGCACGTTCGTCGACGCACAGCAGTCGGCCGCGATGTCGGCATCGACGTACTCGTCGCTGCACCGCGGCCTGGCGACCTGGCTGCGCCGCGCCTACGCCGCCGGCCTCGACGAGCGGGCGGTCGACGCGCTCTTCGCCTCCGTCCGCCAGCAGACCAGGAACGAGGACGTGGCGTGA
- a CDS encoding tannase/feruloyl esterase family alpha/beta hydrolase translates to MRRTLTAVLAVVAIMALPAPVARAASGGCAALTRLPGVASAVADADYCDVRGTLPPHERYEIKLPLRNWTGQYVQQGCGGLCGAVPELTLPLFGFRCAPAVDKRVVLAASDSGHTGADAGDGTWGAHDVAARVDFGLTSEHKLKVFADVVTRSFYGHGPTHRYFDGCSTGGRQALNLAERFPADFDGILAGAPAHNLAPLALLNAWLTQKNKGGILTPAKLPVLHAAVQRACGELIEDPRTCGFQPSSIRCTGADRPDCLTDAQVAVAVAAYRGPSDARGRNLYNGGFAYGSELSWNGWFVGPDPFAARIGLAYFADLAYPKNPPANFTLDDVTFTEATFDRLQILGDAVYNATSPDLSAFRAHGGKLIVHHGWADAQIPPFSTLDWYAAVERHAGGYAASQRFSRLYMIPGGYHCLFGPEVDRPSEIGVPEFLTPLMSWVERGEAPGAIDVPTVTSTDPPDLVRFLSVDPSDALSPPPAAPGSLNANYHYIRG, encoded by the coding sequence ATGAGGCGAACATTGACGGCCGTGCTGGCCGTCGTAGCGATCATGGCCCTGCCGGCGCCGGTCGCCCGGGCCGCGTCCGGCGGATGCGCCGCGCTCACCCGCCTGCCCGGGGTGGCGTCCGCGGTGGCCGACGCCGACTACTGCGACGTGCGGGGCACGCTGCCCCCGCACGAGAGGTACGAGATCAAACTGCCGCTGCGGAACTGGACCGGGCAGTACGTCCAGCAGGGTTGCGGCGGCCTGTGCGGCGCGGTGCCCGAACTGACCCTGCCGCTGTTCGGGTTCCGGTGCGCGCCGGCGGTGGACAAGCGGGTCGTGCTGGCCGCCTCCGACAGCGGGCACACCGGCGCCGACGCCGGCGACGGCACCTGGGGCGCGCACGACGTCGCGGCCCGGGTCGACTTCGGGCTGACCTCGGAACACAAGCTCAAGGTGTTCGCCGACGTGGTGACCCGGTCGTTCTACGGCCACGGACCGACGCACCGGTACTTCGACGGCTGCTCCACCGGCGGCCGGCAGGCCTTGAACCTCGCGGAACGCTTCCCGGCCGACTTCGACGGCATCCTGGCCGGAGCACCCGCCCACAACCTCGCGCCGCTCGCGCTCCTCAACGCGTGGCTGACGCAGAAGAACAAGGGCGGCATCCTCACGCCGGCGAAGCTGCCGGTGCTGCACGCCGCCGTCCAGCGGGCCTGCGGCGAGCTGATCGAGGACCCGCGCACGTGCGGCTTCCAGCCCTCGTCCATCCGCTGCACGGGTGCCGACCGGCCCGACTGCCTGACCGACGCGCAGGTCGCGGTGGCGGTGGCGGCCTACCGGGGGCCGTCCGACGCGCGGGGCCGCAACCTCTACAACGGCGGCTTCGCGTACGGCTCGGAGCTGAGCTGGAACGGCTGGTTCGTCGGGCCGGACCCGTTCGCGGCGCGGATCGGGCTGGCGTACTTCGCCGACCTGGCGTACCCGAAGAACCCGCCGGCCAACTTCACCCTGGACGACGTCACCTTCACCGAGGCGACGTTCGACCGGCTCCAGATCCTCGGCGACGCCGTCTACAACGCCACGTCACCGGACCTGTCGGCGTTCCGCGCGCACGGCGGCAAGTTGATCGTCCACCACGGCTGGGCGGACGCGCAGATCCCGCCGTTCTCCACCCTGGACTGGTACGCCGCGGTCGAGCGGCACGCGGGCGGTTACGCGGCGAGCCAGCGGTTCTCCCGGCTCTACATGATCCCCGGCGGGTACCACTGCCTGTTCGGGCCGGAGGTGGACAGGCCGAGCGAGATCGGCGTACCCGAGTTCCTGACGCCGCTGATGTCCTGGGTGGAGCGGGGCGAGGCGCCCGGTGCGATCGACGTGCCCACGGTGACCTCGACCGACCCGCCCGACCTGGTGCGCTTCCTCAGCGTCGACCCGTCGGACGCGCTGTCCCCGCCGCCGGCCGCGCCGGGCAGCCTGAACGCGAACTACCACTACATCCGGGGCTAG
- a CDS encoding cellulose-binding protein, translated as MAAIAAAVVALPMTQASGAFGNPAMSSVNAYATNLSLGAGADGSSKASGTSYGNVVDGDMGTYWSPAGSTGRISVKWGSATTVASITIREAAGAVGVIGSWRVVNNDTGATLASGTGAGPITFAATSLKKINFEITSANGTPRVAEFETYASGSSTPAPTTPPPTSGPTTPPPTTPPPSSGTLYVAPTGTDGAAGTQANPTTLASAITRVAAGGTIYLRGGTYRYTQTVTIGQGNNGTSSARKNIFAYPGETPVLNFSAQSEDPANRGLQVGGSYWHIRGIVVERAGDNGILLAGNNNIIERVVTRNNRDSGLQLSRLVANAPRDQWPSNNLIVSTESHDNVDSDGEDADGFAPKLTVGPGNVFRWTVSHNNIDDGYDLYTKSDTGAIGAVTIESSLAYDNGTLSNGGQAGNGDRNGFKLGGEDIGVNHVVRGNIAYHNGQHGFTYNRNVGSMTVSNNASVGNTERNFNFDGGSSVFRNNTSCSGGSNDRIVGNSDSSNQFFSGSNGSRCTSYSGALGWSFASDGRLVVTFGGKVVTP; from the coding sequence GTGGCGGCGATCGCCGCGGCGGTCGTGGCGCTGCCGATGACCCAGGCGTCGGGCGCATTCGGCAATCCCGCCATGTCATCGGTCAACGCCTATGCAACAAATCTCAGTCTCGGCGCGGGCGCCGACGGTTCCAGCAAGGCATCCGGCACCAGCTACGGCAACGTGGTCGACGGCGACATGGGCACGTACTGGTCGCCGGCCGGCTCGACCGGCCGCATCTCGGTGAAGTGGGGCTCCGCCACCACGGTCGCCTCGATCACCATCCGGGAGGCGGCCGGCGCGGTCGGGGTCATCGGCTCGTGGCGGGTCGTCAACAACGACACCGGCGCCACGCTGGCCAGCGGCACCGGCGCGGGGCCGATCACGTTCGCGGCCACCTCGCTGAAGAAGATCAACTTTGAGATCACCAGCGCGAACGGCACCCCGAGGGTCGCCGAGTTCGAGACGTACGCCTCGGGGTCGAGCACGCCGGCACCCACCACCCCGCCGCCGACGAGCGGGCCGACCACGCCGCCGCCGACCACGCCCCCACCGTCGAGCGGCACGCTGTACGTGGCGCCGACCGGCACCGACGGCGCGGCCGGCACCCAGGCCAACCCGACGACACTCGCCTCGGCGATCACCCGGGTCGCCGCCGGCGGCACGATCTACCTGCGCGGCGGCACCTACCGCTACACCCAGACCGTCACCATCGGCCAGGGCAACAACGGCACGTCCAGCGCGCGGAAGAACATCTTCGCCTACCCGGGTGAGACGCCGGTGCTGAACTTCTCGGCCCAGAGCGAGGACCCGGCGAACCGGGGTCTCCAGGTGGGCGGGTCGTACTGGCACATCCGGGGCATCGTCGTCGAGCGGGCCGGGGACAACGGCATCCTGCTCGCCGGCAACAACAACATCATCGAGCGCGTGGTGACCCGGAACAACCGGGACTCCGGGCTTCAGCTCTCGCGGCTGGTGGCCAACGCGCCCCGCGACCAGTGGCCGTCCAACAACCTCATCGTGAGCACCGAGTCGCACGACAACGTCGACTCCGACGGCGAGGACGCCGACGGGTTCGCCCCGAAGCTCACCGTGGGACCGGGCAACGTCTTCCGCTGGACGGTGTCCCACAACAACATCGACGACGGCTACGACCTCTACACCAAGAGCGACACCGGCGCGATCGGCGCGGTGACCATCGAATCCTCCCTGGCCTACGACAACGGCACGCTGAGCAACGGCGGTCAGGCCGGCAACGGCGACCGCAACGGCTTCAAGCTCGGCGGTGAGGACATCGGGGTGAACCACGTGGTCCGGGGCAACATCGCCTACCACAACGGACAGCACGGCTTCACCTACAACCGCAACGTCGGCTCGATGACGGTGTCGAACAACGCCAGCGTCGGCAACACCGAGCGCAACTTCAACTTCGACGGCGGTTCCTCGGTGTTCCGGAACAACACCTCGTGCAGCGGCGGCTCGAACGACCGGATCGTCGGCAACTCCGACAGCTCCAACCAGTTCTTCTCCGGCAGCAACGGGTCCCGGTGCACCTCGTACTCCGGAGCCCTCGGCTGGTCCTTCGCCTCCGACGGCCGCCTCGTGGTGACGTTCGGCGGCAAGGTGGTCACGCCGTAA
- a CDS encoding helix-turn-helix transcriptional regulator has protein sequence MGQVFEATDIDVAEQILRDGYGGNIRLDAGEIPPRLRLDAVAVSPAARLDQITFGFRFHVRAEALGALVICHIGSGRLAYHPADGERTTYGPGDAFVPVQPERGFTADCAEADFRTTVLDPALLHSIAETAPGRRPEPVRFTSHAPLSADAAGTWDAVHAYARETVGLGVTGEPLVAGSVARMLVATALTVFPNNVLSDPTFADRRDAHPRMLRRAVTFIEENADRDITLADIAAEARTTIRAVRLAFRRHLDTTPTAYLRWVRLERADQELRRADPADHLAVAEIARRWGWAGPNQFAAAHRRRFGSPPGEPPRPRTP, from the coding sequence ATGGGCCAGGTTTTCGAGGCGACCGACATCGACGTCGCCGAGCAGATCCTCCGCGACGGCTACGGCGGGAACATCCGCCTCGACGCCGGCGAGATTCCGCCGAGGCTGCGACTGGACGCCGTCGCCGTGAGTCCGGCGGCTCGGCTCGACCAGATCACCTTCGGTTTCCGCTTCCACGTGCGGGCCGAGGCGCTCGGCGCGCTCGTCATCTGCCACATCGGCTCCGGCCGGCTCGCCTACCACCCCGCGGACGGTGAGCGGACGACCTACGGGCCCGGCGACGCGTTCGTTCCCGTCCAGCCGGAGCGCGGTTTCACCGCAGACTGCGCGGAGGCCGACTTCCGCACCACGGTTCTGGACCCGGCGCTGCTTCACAGCATCGCGGAGACCGCGCCCGGTCGACGCCCCGAGCCGGTCCGCTTCACCAGCCACGCGCCTCTCTCCGCGGATGCCGCCGGGACATGGGACGCCGTCCACGCCTACGCCCGGGAGACGGTCGGCCTCGGGGTGACCGGGGAACCGCTGGTCGCCGGGAGCGTGGCCCGGATGCTGGTGGCCACCGCCCTGACCGTCTTCCCGAACAATGTGCTCAGCGATCCCACGTTCGCCGACCGCCGCGACGCGCACCCCCGGATGCTGCGTCGCGCGGTCACCTTCATCGAGGAGAACGCGGACCGGGACATCACGCTCGCCGACATCGCCGCCGAGGCCCGCACGACCATCCGCGCCGTGCGGCTGGCGTTCCGCCGGCACCTCGACACCACTCCGACCGCCTACCTGCGGTGGGTCCGGCTCGAACGCGCCGACCAGGAGCTGCGTCGGGCGGACCCGGCCGACCATCTCGCGGTCGCCGAGATCGCCCGGCGCTGGGGGTGGGCCGGCCCGAACCAGTTCGCCGCCGCCCACCGGCGACGGTTCGGCTCGCCACCGGGCGAGCCGCCGCGTCCGCGCACACCGTGA
- a CDS encoding sensor histidine kinase, whose protein sequence is MRAKLTLSYAGFLVLAGALLLTAVWVFLLRYVPDRAMLIVPGSADTLTPGVFPVRSHLLRVFAPRAAETLAFLLAFGLLGGWFLAGRMLAPLTRITEAARTAGTGSLSRRIRMPGRRDEFRELADAFDTMLDQLESHVAEQQRFAANASHELRTPLAISRALLDVARDDPTRDRDELVARLHEVNRRAIDLTEALLVLSRGDRGVVGRERVDLSLLAEEAAETLLPVAERRRVTLDVTGGAAPTGGSTELLLRMVTNLVQNAVVHNLPGGGTVTVHTATSGDASVLRVVNTGPPLAPDLVPTLTEPFRRGTDRVRADAHAGAGLGLAIVQSVVRAHDGTLDLVPGPDGGLLVTVRLPTAP, encoded by the coding sequence GTGCGCGCGAAACTCACCCTCAGCTACGCCGGGTTCCTCGTGCTCGCCGGCGCCCTGCTGCTCACGGCCGTGTGGGTGTTCCTGCTGCGGTACGTCCCCGACCGGGCCATGCTCATCGTCCCCGGCTCCGCCGACACGCTCACCCCCGGCGTGTTCCCGGTCCGGTCCCACCTGCTGCGCGTCTTCGCGCCGAGGGCGGCCGAGACGCTGGCGTTCCTGCTCGCGTTCGGCCTGCTCGGCGGCTGGTTCCTCGCCGGCCGGATGCTCGCGCCGCTGACCCGGATCACGGAGGCGGCCCGGACGGCCGGGACCGGCTCCCTGTCCCGCCGGATCCGCATGCCGGGCCGGCGGGACGAGTTCCGGGAACTCGCCGACGCGTTCGACACCATGCTCGACCAGCTCGAGTCGCACGTCGCCGAGCAGCAGCGGTTCGCCGCGAACGCCTCCCACGAGCTGCGTACCCCGCTGGCGATCTCCCGGGCGTTGCTCGACGTCGCCCGCGACGACCCGACGCGGGACCGGGACGAACTCGTCGCCCGCCTGCACGAGGTCAACCGGCGGGCGATCGACCTCACCGAGGCGCTTCTGGTGCTCAGCCGAGGCGACCGGGGCGTCGTGGGTCGCGAGCGGGTCGACCTCTCGCTTCTCGCCGAGGAGGCCGCCGAGACGCTGCTCCCCGTCGCCGAGCGACGCCGGGTCACCCTGGACGTGACCGGTGGCGCGGCCCCGACCGGCGGCTCCACCGAACTGCTGCTGCGGATGGTGACCAACCTCGTCCAGAACGCCGTCGTGCACAACCTGCCCGGCGGCGGCACGGTGACGGTCCACACCGCGACGTCCGGCGACGCCAGCGTGCTGCGGGTGGTGAACACCGGACCCCCGCTCGCACCGGACCTGGTGCCGACGCTCACCGAGCCGTTCCGGCGCGGCACGGACCGGGTACGCGCCGACGCGCACGCCGGCGCCGGTCTCGGCCTGGCCATCGTGCAGAGCGTGGTCCGCGCCCACGACGGGACGCTCGACCTCGTCCCCGGCCCCGACGGCGGGCTCCTCGTCACGGTGCGGCTGCCCACCGCGCCCTGA
- a CDS encoding response regulator transcription factor: MRVLIVEDEPYLAEAVRDGLRLEAIAADIAGDGDSALELLDVNSYDLAVLDRDIPGPSGDEVARRIVASGSGIPILMLTAADRIDDKASGFELGADDYLTKPFELRELVLRLRALDRRRGHARPPVRQLAGLRLDPFRREVFRDGRYVALTRKQFAVLEVLVAAEGGVVGAEELLERAWDAHADPFTNAVRITVSALRKRLGEPWVIATVPGVGYRIETPPASGDARG; encoded by the coding sequence ATGCGCGTGCTGATCGTGGAGGACGAGCCCTACCTGGCCGAAGCCGTCCGGGACGGGCTGCGGCTGGAGGCGATCGCGGCCGACATCGCCGGCGACGGGGACTCGGCCCTGGAACTGCTCGACGTCAACAGCTACGACCTGGCGGTGCTCGACCGGGACATCCCCGGTCCCTCCGGCGACGAGGTGGCCCGGCGCATCGTCGCCTCCGGCAGTGGCATCCCGATCCTCATGCTCACCGCCGCCGACCGGATCGACGACAAGGCCTCGGGCTTCGAGCTGGGTGCCGACGACTACCTCACCAAGCCGTTCGAGCTGCGCGAACTCGTCCTGCGGCTGAGGGCGCTCGACCGCCGGCGCGGGCACGCCCGTCCTCCCGTGCGCCAACTCGCGGGCCTTCGGCTCGACCCGTTCCGCCGGGAGGTCTTCCGCGACGGACGCTACGTCGCGCTCACCCGCAAGCAGTTCGCCGTGCTGGAGGTCCTGGTCGCCGCCGAGGGCGGGGTGGTCGGCGCTGAGGAGCTGCTGGAACGGGCCTGGGACGCGCACGCCGACCCGTTCACCAACGCGGTCCGGATCACGGTCTCCGCGCTGCGCAAACGGCTCGGCGAGCCGTGGGTGATCGCCACCGTGCCGGGCGTCGGCTACCGCATCGAGACGCCACCGGCGAGCGGTGACGCACGTGGCTAG
- a CDS encoding VanZ family protein, with product MAEAGGTRRTPRVALVALAVLGLAGAAYAVRRPLLMAAPACRAGRWHGCLDTENGVVLMTLVGLPLAALAAWALARCRRAPDAATAWRRSVAEVGLVHGTVPFVWMTLMPGPGAGVVPGRVSLVPLRDLVAMGPLGIGGNLLVLAALGFFAPLRFPALASVPRLLALGAACSAVIETLQYVLRLDRVSSVDDMLVNAAGAVLFGLASRPWWPSAAPTPDRPRPTPARAD from the coding sequence GTGGCTGAGGCGGGCGGCACCCGCCGTACGCCGAGGGTCGCGCTCGTCGCCCTGGCGGTCCTCGGCCTGGCGGGCGCGGCGTATGCCGTGCGCCGGCCGCTGCTGATGGCCGCCCCGGCGTGCCGGGCCGGGCGGTGGCACGGCTGCCTCGACACCGAGAACGGCGTGGTGCTCATGACCCTGGTCGGGTTGCCGCTGGCCGCGCTGGCGGCGTGGGCCCTGGCCCGGTGCCGTCGGGCCCCGGACGCCGCCACGGCGTGGCGGAGGTCGGTGGCCGAGGTGGGCCTGGTCCATGGCACGGTGCCGTTCGTCTGGATGACCCTGATGCCGGGCCCCGGGGCGGGCGTCGTCCCGGGGCGGGTGAGCCTGGTCCCGCTGCGGGACCTGGTCGCCATGGGGCCGCTGGGGATCGGCGGCAACCTGCTGGTCCTCGCGGCGCTGGGGTTCTTCGCGCCGCTGCGGTTCCCCGCGCTGGCGTCCGTGCCGCGGCTCCTCGCGCTCGGCGCGGCCTGCTCGGCGGTGATCGAGACCCTTCAGTACGTGCTGCGGCTGGACCGGGTCTCGTCCGTGGACGACATGCTGGTCAACGCCGCCGGCGCGGTGCTGTTCGGGCTGGCGTCGCGCCCCTGGTGGCCGAGCGCGGCGCCGACGCCGGACCGACCCCGCCCGACGCCGGCCCGGGCAGACTGA
- a CDS encoding helix-turn-helix domain-containing protein, with protein MVGSAADSPGPPRQTRFVSSEPDEARDFIGRMYGAHLRVRDAVGGGMWVGFDRIEFGDVNVSAARISADLDFRVEGSDQVLIATVKAGRVDYARGRGSARYGPGDTYVASQREMRWDARLHNADLDVVGLPESLLHEVSGTAPDQPWRPRSWEPLPGCAEQWRTTARYVQELFERPQVATEPLILGAAVRMLAATALTIFPSDVTPGPSATDRHDAHPATLRRAIAFIESHPHLDLSVADIARAAGVTPRALRLTFRRHLDSTPLAYLHRVRLDKAREELGRATTGDDRTVESVASRWGFADPSRFAERYRDEYGETPGQTLRG; from the coding sequence ATGGTGGGATCGGCGGCCGACTCGCCCGGGCCGCCCCGGCAGACCCGGTTCGTATCGTCGGAGCCGGACGAGGCGCGCGACTTCATCGGCCGGATGTACGGCGCGCACCTGCGGGTCCGGGACGCGGTGGGCGGCGGCATGTGGGTCGGCTTCGACCGCATCGAGTTCGGCGACGTCAACGTGAGCGCGGCGCGGATCTCGGCGGACCTCGACTTCCGTGTGGAGGGCAGCGACCAGGTTCTCATCGCCACCGTCAAGGCCGGCCGGGTCGACTACGCGCGGGGCCGGGGCAGTGCCCGCTACGGGCCCGGCGACACCTATGTCGCCAGCCAGCGGGAGATGCGGTGGGACGCCCGGCTGCACAACGCTGACCTCGACGTCGTCGGCCTGCCCGAATCTCTGCTGCACGAGGTGTCCGGCACCGCACCGGACCAGCCGTGGCGGCCCCGGTCGTGGGAGCCGTTGCCCGGATGCGCCGAGCAGTGGCGCACCACCGCGCGTTACGTCCAGGAGTTGTTCGAGCGGCCGCAGGTCGCGACCGAACCACTCATCCTCGGTGCCGCGGTGCGGATGCTGGCCGCGACCGCGCTCACCATCTTCCCGAGCGACGTGACACCGGGGCCGAGCGCGACGGACCGGCACGACGCCCACCCGGCGACGCTGCGTCGGGCGATCGCCTTCATCGAGTCCCACCCGCACCTCGACCTGAGCGTCGCCGACATCGCCCGCGCCGCCGGTGTCACGCCCCGCGCGCTCCGGCTCACCTTCCGCCGGCACCTCGACAGCACCCCCCTGGCCTACCTGCACCGGGTCCGCCTCGACAAGGCGCGGGAGGAACTGGGCCGGGCCACCACCGGCGACGACCGGACCGTGGAGTCGGTCGCGAGCCGCTGGGGCTTCGCCGATCCCTCCCGCTTCGCCGAGCGCTACCGCGACGAGTACGGGGAGACGCCCGGCCAGACGCTGAGGGGCTGA